GCCGGCACTATCGGCGTCGCCGAGATCGTGGTCACCCTGGCGGGGGCGGAGGGTGTCGTCGAACAGACCTGTCCGCAGCCAGAGCCTCTGGAGGCGACAGGCGACGCTTATCGATGGCTCTTCAGGAATTTCACGCCCGGCCACGCGCGCAGTCCCCACGGAATCAGCATCTCATGGCTGCCCGAGGATAGATCGTCCGGGTCCACGCTCGCGATGACTCTGATCCGATCCGGGACGATAACCCGGACCGTCATCGGTCCGGGTTATCTCGTCAACGAGCGGTCCCCGGCTCAGCCCAGCGTCTTGAACACCTTCTCGATCCTCTTCATGGCCCAGTTGACGTCCTTGCGCTGCAGTGTCAACGGCGGGGCGATGCGGATCACGTTCTCGTGTGTCTCCTTGCAGAGCAGGCCCTCGGCCATGAGCGCCTCGCAGTAGGGGCGGGCCGGACGGTCCAGCACCAGCCCGATCCACAGGCCCACACCGCGCACCTTCTCGATGCTCTTGGCGTCGACGCCGCGCAGCTTCTCCATGAAGTACGCGCCCTGCTTCAGCGAGTTCTGCACCAGCCTGTCCTCGATCAGTACCTTCAGCGCCTCGCGGGCGACGGCACAGCCCAGGGGGTTGCCGCCGAAGGTCGAGCCGTGGTCGCCGGGCTTGAAGACGCCCATGAGCTCGTCGTCGGCCAGGAACGCGCTCACGGGGTAGAAGCCGCCGCTGAGCGCCTTGCCGATGATCACGCCGTCGGGGCGCACGCCCTCCCACTCGTAGGCGAACAGCTTGCCGGTGCGGCCCAGGCCGCTCTGGATCTCGTCGACGAGCAGCAGGACGTTGCGCTCCCTGCAGAGGGCCGCGGCCTTCCGGAGGAAGCCCCGCGGGGGCATGATGATGCCGGCTTCGCCCTGGATGGGCTCGACCAGGAAGGCGACGGTGTCGGGCGTGATGGCCTTCGCGAGGGCCTTGACGTCGCCGAAGGGGATGACCGTGAAGCCCGGTGTGAAGGGACCGAAGCCGTCCTTGTACTGGGCCTCGGTGCTGAAACCCACGATGGTCGTGGTGCGCCCGTGGAAGTTGCCGGCGCAGACGATGATCTCGGCCTTGTCCTTCCTGACGCCCTTGATCCGGTAACCCCACTTGCGCGCGGCCTTGATGGCCGTCTCGACCGCTTCGGCCCCGGTGTTCATGGGCAGCGCGCGGCTGTAGCCGGTCAGCTCGGTGAGCTCCCGGTAGAACAACGGCAGCTGATCGTTGCGGAAGGCCCGGCTGGTCAGGGTGCACCGGGCGGCTTGGCGTCGGAACGCGTTCAGCAGGCGGGGATGGCAATGCCCCTGATTCACGGCGCTGTAGGCGGCCAGGCAGTCCAGGTAGCGCTTGCCCTCGACGTCCTCCACCCAGATTCCTTCGGCCTTCCTGATGACGATGTCCAGGGGGCGGTAGTTGTGGGCCCCGTACCTGTCCTCCATCTCGATGAACTTCCGCGTCTTCATGTCGACCTCCGGAACGGTGAAAGTGTCGTTCAGCTCGCGAGAGCTCTTTCTATGGGAAGCGGCCGATTCCGCGATACCGCAAAGATAGGCCGCCTATTCGGCCATGAGAAAAAAAATGCGGGGGACGACGATTATTATACTTGAATAAACAAAGTACTTGGTTTATTAAAGTCATGGCGTCCGGGGATACCCAGGGAAGGGAGCCGCGGGCTGACCAGGTTTCATCGTTCCTTGAAGGTCTGTTCCGAGGGAGAATGCCGGGTCCGGATGGAGCACCGGTGAAGGCCGCGGACCCCGCCTAGCGGGACGGGGAAGGATCCCCGACCGGCTCCTCTCGGAGGCCCGCGCTGATCGGAGATCGGCGCGGCCTCCCAGCCGGGATCGTTCAGCCAGCAGGAGTCCTGCCGGCCACGCGCGATCCGACACCGGCTGCAGGACGGGCCATCCATGGGGGGCGGCGGCCGTTCCCGCCACCCCCCGCACGCTCACCAGGCCCGCAGCGTCGGGTCGCGGAGGCAAGGAGGCCTCGCCGCGTGAGCCAGTCCCCACCATCCACGGCTGCGGCCGGGGGTGGCGCGCCCCTGTCGCCTTTGATCCACGGCCGGGCGCGTCTGCTCATCCTGTCCCACCTGATCCGGGTCGGCCCGACCCCGTTCACCGAGTTGCGCGTACTGCTGAGCATGACCGACGGCACCTTGTCGGTCCATCTCGCCAAGCTCGCAGAGGGGGGGGTGGTGGAGATCGCCAAGGAGTTCGTGGGCAAGCGGCCGCGGACCCAGCTCAAGGTCACCCGCCGCGGACGCGCCATGTTCAACCGCTACGTGCAGGAATTGCGGGACATCGTCCCCGGCCTGGCGGATTGATCATCCGCCCGCCGGCAGCTTCACGTCCAGCGCGCAGGG
This genomic window from bacterium contains:
- the rocD gene encoding ornithine--oxo-acid transaminase; this translates as MKTRKFIEMEDRYGAHNYRPLDIVIRKAEGIWVEDVEGKRYLDCLAAYSAVNQGHCHPRLLNAFRRQAARCTLTSRAFRNDQLPLFYRELTELTGYSRALPMNTGAEAVETAIKAARKWGYRIKGVRKDKAEIIVCAGNFHGRTTTIVGFSTEAQYKDGFGPFTPGFTVIPFGDVKALAKAITPDTVAFLVEPIQGEAGIIMPPRGFLRKAAALCRERNVLLLVDEIQSGLGRTGKLFAYEWEGVRPDGVIIGKALSGGFYPVSAFLADDELMGVFKPGDHGSTFGGNPLGCAVAREALKVLIEDRLVQNSLKQGAYFMEKLRGVDAKSIEKVRGVGLWIGLVLDRPARPYCEALMAEGLLCKETHENVIRIAPPLTLQRKDVNWAMKRIEKVFKTLG
- a CDS encoding transcriptional regulator, coding for MSQSPPSTAAAGGGAPLSPLIHGRARLLILSHLIRVGPTPFTELRVLLSMTDGTLSVHLAKLAEGGVVEIAKEFVGKRPRTQLKVTRRGRAMFNRYVQELRDIVPGLAD